In a single window of the Thunnus thynnus chromosome 9, fThuThy2.1, whole genome shotgun sequence genome:
- the rpl36a gene encoding large ribosomal subunit protein eL42, protein MVNVPKTRRTYCKKCKKHQPHKVTQYKKGKDSLYAQGKRRYDRKQSGYGGQTKPIFRKKAKTTKKIVLRLECVEPNCRSKRMLAIKRCKHFELGGDKKRKGQVIQF, encoded by the exons ATG GTGAACGTCCCGAAGACCCGCAGGACCTACTGCAAGAAGTGCAAGAAGCACCAACCCCACAAAGTTACCCAGTACAAGAAGGGAAAGGATTCCCTCTATGCACAGG GTAAGAGGAGATACGACAGAAAGCAGAGCGGTTATGGTGGTCAGACTAAGCCTATTTTCCGTAAAAAG gctaaaacaacaaagaagaTTGTGTTGAGGCTTGAGTGTGTCGAGCCCAACTGCAGATCTAAGAGAATGCTGGCCATCAAGAGATGCAAGCACTTCGAGTTGGGTGGTGACAAGAAGAGAAAG GGCCAGGTCATCCAGTTCTAA
- the btk gene encoding tyrosine-protein kinase BTK isoform X1 — MSEYILEETFIKRSQQKKKTSPLNYKERWFILTQEKISYYDFDPDKGKRKGLKGSVDLEKIKCVETVQPEPNAPLERMYAFQIIYDEGPLYIFAKTEDIRTQWIKKLKEMVRFNKDLMQKYHPCFWVDGTWLCCQQEVKQAMGCKVLDSKNGFTSKASRRRGSRKPLPPTPVEEKPGRPLPPQPPEPPGPSIGMTVIAEYCYTPMTPQDLELRKDEEYTILEMADSNWWRARDKYGKEGYIPSNYVVEAENGLERFDWYCKNTNRSQAEKLLRTENKDGGFLVRDSSKAGKYTVSLFSKGGGETGGSCRHYNICTTAQGQFYLAEKHNFSTIPELINYHQHNAAGMVSRLKYIVSNRARPPSTAGLGYGVWEIDPRYLTFIKELGTGQFGVVKYGKWQGQHDVAIKMIKEGSMSEDDFIEEAKIMMQLRHENLVQLYGVSTKQRPIYIVTEFLSNGCLLTYLREGLKQHPTAVQLLEMCKDVSEGMAYLESKQYIHRDLAARNCLVDGNGTVKVTDFGLSRYVLDDEYTSSAGSKFPVRWSPPEVLLYCKFSSKSDIWAYGVLMWEVYTLGRLPYERLNNTEIVEQVSRGLRLFRPQLANEKVYSIMSSCWLDKADERPTFLELASTVQDLLYELQ, encoded by the exons ATGTCAGAATACATACTGGAAGAAACTTTCATAAAACGATctcagcagaagaagaagacctcCCCCTTAAACTACAAGGAGAGATGGTTTATTCTTACTCAGGAAAAAATATCCTACTATGATTTTGATCCTGACAAAGGG AAGCGAAAAGGTTTAAAGGGATCCGTTGACCTTGAAAAGATCAAGTGTGTAGAGACGGTTCAGCCAGAGCCCAACGCCCCGCTAGAGCGCATGTATGCATTCCAG ATCATTTACGACGAGGGGCCGCTGTATATCTTTGCGAAGACTGAAGATATTCGGACCCAGTGGATAAAGAAGCTGAAAGAAA TGGTGCGCTTCAACAAAGATCTGATGCAGAAGTATCACCCTTGTTTCTGGGTGGATGGGACATGGCTGTGCTGCCAGCAGGAAGTCAAACAAGCTATGGGGTGCAAGGTGCTGGATAGTAAAAACG GCTTTACATCTAAAGCATCTCGGCGAAGGGGATCCAGAAAACCTCTCCCTCCTACTCCAGTAGAG GAGAAGCCTGGCCGGCCTTTACCTCCACAGCCGCCTGAGCCACCTGGCCCCTCTATAGGTATGACTGTCATAGCAGAGTATTGTTACACACCCATGACACCTCAGGACCTGGAGCTGAGGAAGGACGAAGAGTACACCATCCTTGAGATGGCTGACTCAAACTGGTGGAGAGCTCGGGACAAATATGG aaAAGAAGGATACATACCAAGTAATTATGTTGTGGAAGCAGAAAATGGGTTAGAAAGATTTGA CTGGTATTGCAAGAATACAAACCGTAGCCAGGCAGAAAAGCTACTGAGGACTGAG AACAAAGATGGAGGGTTCTTGGTACGAGACTCAAGCAAGGCTGGGAAGTACACAGTGTCTTTGTTCAGCAAGGGTGGCGG GGAAACTGGAGGAAGTTGCAGACATTATAACATCTGTACCACTGCACAAGGACAGTTTTACCTGGCAGAGAAGCATAATTTCAGTACCATCCCAGAGCTTATCAACTACCACCAGCATAACGCCGCAG GTATGGTTAGCAGGCTGAAATACATTGTATCTAACCGGGCACGGCCTCCATCAACAGCAGGTCTTGGCTATG GTGTGTGGGAGATTGACCCCCGTTACCTCACCTTCATCAAGGAGCTGGGCACTGGTCAGTTCGGAGTGGTGAAGTACGGAAAATGGCAGGGCCAGCATGACGTGGCCATTAAGATGATTAAAGAAGGCTCCATGTCAGAAGATGATTTCATAGAAGAAGCCAAAATCATGAT GCAGCTTCGCCATGAGAACCTGGTCCAGCTATACGGTGTCAGCACTAAACAGAGACCCATTTATATAGTGACTGAGTTCCTCTCCAATGGCTGCCTGCTAACCTACCTCAGAGAGGGCCTGAAACAGCACCCAACAGCCGTGCAGCTCCTAGAGATGTGTAAAGACGTCTCTGAGGGCATGGCCTATCTCGAGTCGAAGCAATACATCCACAGAGACCTG GCTGCCAGGAACTGCTTAGTAGATGGCAATGGTACTGTCAAAGTGACTGACTTTGGACTGTCAAG GTATGTCTTAGATGATGAGTACACAAGCTCTGCAGGTTCAAAATTCCCTGTTCGCTGGTCGCCTCCTGAGGTTCTCCTCTACTGCAAATTCAGCAGCAAGTCAGACATCTGGGCATATG GGGTTCTAATGTGGGAGGTGTACACTTTGGGACGGCTTCCGTATGAACGCCTAAACAACACGGAAATAGTGGAGCAGGTGTCCCGGGGACTGCGCCTCTTCCGCCCCCAGCTGGCCAATGAAAAGGTCTACAGCATCATGTCAAGCTGTTGGCTTGAT aAAGCAGATGAGAGACCTACGTTTCTAGAGCTGGCATCGACTGTTCAGGATTTGTTGTATGAGCTCCAGTAG
- the timm8a gene encoding mitochondrial import inner membrane translocase subunit Tim8 A, whose translation MDGQGATADPQLQHFIEIESQKQRFQQLVHQMTEVCWEKCMDKPGPKLDSRTEMCFVNCVERFIDTSQFILNRLEQTQRSRGSLSESMSE comes from the exons ATGGACGGCCAGGGAGCGACAGCGGACCCTCAGCTTCAGCACTTCATCGAGATCGAGTCTcaaaaacaaagatttcagcAGCTGGTGCATCAAATGACGGAGGTTTGCTGG GAGAAGTGCATGGACAAACCCGGGCCAAAGCTGGACTCAAGGACAGAAATGTGCTTCGTTAACTGTGTGGAGCGATTTATTGACACCAGCCAGTTCATCCTAAACAGGCTTGAACAGACTCAGAGGAGCAGGGGGTCACTCTCTGAGTCCATGTCAGAATAA
- the btk gene encoding tyrosine-protein kinase BTK isoform X2 — protein MQKYHPCFWVDGTWLCCQQEVKQAMGCKVLDSKNGFTSKASRRRGSRKPLPPTPVEEKPGRPLPPQPPEPPGPSIGMTVIAEYCYTPMTPQDLELRKDEEYTILEMADSNWWRARDKYGKEGYIPSNYVVEAENGLERFDWYCKNTNRSQAEKLLRTENKDGGFLVRDSSKAGKYTVSLFSKGGGETGGSCRHYNICTTAQGQFYLAEKHNFSTIPELINYHQHNAAGMVSRLKYIVSNRARPPSTAGLGYGVWEIDPRYLTFIKELGTGQFGVVKYGKWQGQHDVAIKMIKEGSMSEDDFIEEAKIMMQLRHENLVQLYGVSTKQRPIYIVTEFLSNGCLLTYLREGLKQHPTAVQLLEMCKDVSEGMAYLESKQYIHRDLAARNCLVDGNGTVKVTDFGLSRYVLDDEYTSSAGSKFPVRWSPPEVLLYCKFSSKSDIWAYGVLMWEVYTLGRLPYERLNNTEIVEQVSRGLRLFRPQLANEKVYSIMSSCWLDKADERPTFLELASTVQDLLYELQ, from the exons ATGCAGAAGTATCACCCTTGTTTCTGGGTGGATGGGACATGGCTGTGCTGCCAGCAGGAAGTCAAACAAGCTATGGGGTGCAAGGTGCTGGATAGTAAAAACG GCTTTACATCTAAAGCATCTCGGCGAAGGGGATCCAGAAAACCTCTCCCTCCTACTCCAGTAGAG GAGAAGCCTGGCCGGCCTTTACCTCCACAGCCGCCTGAGCCACCTGGCCCCTCTATAGGTATGACTGTCATAGCAGAGTATTGTTACACACCCATGACACCTCAGGACCTGGAGCTGAGGAAGGACGAAGAGTACACCATCCTTGAGATGGCTGACTCAAACTGGTGGAGAGCTCGGGACAAATATGG aaAAGAAGGATACATACCAAGTAATTATGTTGTGGAAGCAGAAAATGGGTTAGAAAGATTTGA CTGGTATTGCAAGAATACAAACCGTAGCCAGGCAGAAAAGCTACTGAGGACTGAG AACAAAGATGGAGGGTTCTTGGTACGAGACTCAAGCAAGGCTGGGAAGTACACAGTGTCTTTGTTCAGCAAGGGTGGCGG GGAAACTGGAGGAAGTTGCAGACATTATAACATCTGTACCACTGCACAAGGACAGTTTTACCTGGCAGAGAAGCATAATTTCAGTACCATCCCAGAGCTTATCAACTACCACCAGCATAACGCCGCAG GTATGGTTAGCAGGCTGAAATACATTGTATCTAACCGGGCACGGCCTCCATCAACAGCAGGTCTTGGCTATG GTGTGTGGGAGATTGACCCCCGTTACCTCACCTTCATCAAGGAGCTGGGCACTGGTCAGTTCGGAGTGGTGAAGTACGGAAAATGGCAGGGCCAGCATGACGTGGCCATTAAGATGATTAAAGAAGGCTCCATGTCAGAAGATGATTTCATAGAAGAAGCCAAAATCATGAT GCAGCTTCGCCATGAGAACCTGGTCCAGCTATACGGTGTCAGCACTAAACAGAGACCCATTTATATAGTGACTGAGTTCCTCTCCAATGGCTGCCTGCTAACCTACCTCAGAGAGGGCCTGAAACAGCACCCAACAGCCGTGCAGCTCCTAGAGATGTGTAAAGACGTCTCTGAGGGCATGGCCTATCTCGAGTCGAAGCAATACATCCACAGAGACCTG GCTGCCAGGAACTGCTTAGTAGATGGCAATGGTACTGTCAAAGTGACTGACTTTGGACTGTCAAG GTATGTCTTAGATGATGAGTACACAAGCTCTGCAGGTTCAAAATTCCCTGTTCGCTGGTCGCCTCCTGAGGTTCTCCTCTACTGCAAATTCAGCAGCAAGTCAGACATCTGGGCATATG GGGTTCTAATGTGGGAGGTGTACACTTTGGGACGGCTTCCGTATGAACGCCTAAACAACACGGAAATAGTGGAGCAGGTGTCCCGGGGACTGCGCCTCTTCCGCCCCCAGCTGGCCAATGAAAAGGTCTACAGCATCATGTCAAGCTGTTGGCTTGAT aAAGCAGATGAGAGACCTACGTTTCTAGAGCTGGCATCGACTGTTCAGGATTTGTTGTATGAGCTCCAGTAG
- the mars2 gene encoding methionine--tRNA ligase, mitochondrial — MRTPFMFVTRSRNAVHRLQQSPFLSPISALLRHQKIAVLRHSSTHLCKDERSYYITTPIFYVNASPHLGHLYSAVSADCLHRYKLLQGFKSKFATGTDEHGSKIQQAADAAGKDPLSFCTDVSERFKHLFSSCNISYTDFIRTTEERHRQAVEHFWSVLWSKGLIYKGSYEGWYSTQDESFLTPLQVTDALDSTGKEIKVSLESGHKVEWMKEENYMFRLSAFRSQLLDWLRLNPGAVQPERFYQAVLQWLQEDLPDLSVSRQRNRLQWGIPVPGDPEQTIYVWLDALVNYLTVVGYPDKHKQWWHVAHHIVGKDILKFHAIYWPSFLLGAGLPLPQTIHVHSHWTVGGKKMSKSLGNVVDPLERSQLFTTDGMRYFLLRQGVPDSDCDYTDDKVIKLLNAELADSLGGLLNRCTAPALNPAQAYPSFCPQSFPIQQIGLNGRAVVEDYHMLDAVKSLPALVEQHYESMHVYKALEAITACVRLTNGFVQRHTPWKLDRKDSKDQCWLDTIIHVSLECLRIYGTLLQPIVPEISNKLLSRLGVQPGERSWKALNFLPRHQGMDCPFEGRALGSDSGVLFSRLESQNVDKQKPKKTKKQQK, encoded by the exons ATGAGGACACCGTTTATGTTTGTCACCAGAAGCCGTAACGCTGTTCACAGACTGCAGCAAAGCCCCTTTTTATCACCCATTTCAGCTCTATTGAGGCATCAGAAGATCGCTGTTTTGAGACACTCCAGCACCCATCTGTGCAAAGATGAAAGGAGTTACTACATCACCACCCCCATCTTCTATGTAAATGCGTCTCCTCATTTAGGACACTTGTATTCAGCAGTTTCAGCTGACTGCTTGCACAGGTATAAGCTACTTCAGGGATTCAAGTCAAAGTTTGCTACAG GCACAGATGAACATGGCTCGAAAATTCAACaagctgctgatgctgcaggGAAAGATCCCCTGTCCTTCTGCACCGATGTGTCCGAAAGATTCAAACATCtcttcagcagctgcaacaTATCGTACACAGACTTTATAAGAACCACTGAGGAGAGACACCGGCAGGCTGTGGAGCATTTCTGGTCTGTTCTTTGGAGCAAAGGGCTCATCTACAAGGGGAGTTATGAAGGCTGGTACTCCACACAAGATGAAAGCTTCCTCACACCATTGCAGGTGACCGATGCTTTGGACTCGACAGGGAAGGAGATCAAGGTATCGCTGGAGAGTGGCCACAAA GTGGAGTGGATGAAAGAGGAAAACTACATGTTCCGCCTGTCTGCGTTCCGGTCTCAGCTGCTCGACTGGCTCAGATTAAATCCCGGGGCTGTACAACCGGAGCGTTTCTACCAGGCTGTTCTGCAGTGGCTGCAGGAGGACCTTCCTGACCTCTCAGTGTCCCGTCAGAGAAACCGCCTCCAGTGGGGGATCCCCGTCCCAGGAGACCCTGAGCAAACCATTTATGTGTGGCTGGATGCTCTGGTGAACTACCTTACAGTAGTTGGCTATCCAGATAAACACAAGCAGTGGTGGCATGTGGCCCACCACATTGTGGGAAAGGACATCTTAAAATTTCACGCCATCTACTGGCCATCTTTTCTTCTAGGGGCTGGGCTGCCACTGCCTCAGACGATACACGTGCACTCTCACTGGACAGTAGGTGGAAAGAAGATGTCTAAAAGTTTGGGTAATGTGGTCGATCCTCTTGAACGTTCACAGCTGTTCACAACTGATGGTATGAGGTACTTTCTGCTGCGTCAGGGGGTTCCAGACTCAGACTGTGATTACACAGATGACAAAGTTATCAAGCTGCTGAACGCGGAGCTCGCTGACTCTCTGGGCGGCCTTCTTAACCGCTGCACAGCTCCTGCACTTAACCCAGCTCAGGCCTACCCCTCTTTCTGCCCTCAGTCTTTCCCCATTCAACAGATCGGCCTTAACGGCAGGGCTGTGGTTGAAGACTATCACATGTTGGATGCTGTGAAAAGTCTCCCAGCTTTGGTGGAGCAGCATTACGAGAGCATGCATGTGTACAAAGCTCTGGAGGCCATCACTGCCTGTGTGAGGCTAACCAACGGGTTTGTTCAGCGGCACACACCCTGGAAGTTAGATAGAAAGGACAGCAAAGACCAGTGCTGGCTCGACACAATCATCCACGTGTCTCTTGAATGCCTGAGGATATATGGCACACTCCTCCAGCCGATAGTGCCGGAGATATCTAACAAGCTCCTCTCCAGACTCGGGGTGCAACCAGGTGAGAGGAGCTGGAAGGCTCTGAACTTCCTGCCAAGGCATCAGGGAATGGACTGTCCCTTTGAAGGGAGAGCGCTGGGGTCGGACTCTGGAGTGCTTTTTAGTCGTTTGGAAAGTCAGAATGTAGAtaaacaaaaaccaaagaaaacaaaaaagcaacaaaagtgA
- the zgc:101583 gene encoding magnesium transporter NIPA2 has protein sequence MEVNRLDFYIGLSLAVSSSVFIGASFILKKKGLLRLASKGSMRAGQGGYAYLKEWLWWAGLISMGTGEAANFAAYAFAPATLVTPLGALSVLVSAVLSSYFLNERLNVHGKIGCLLCVLGSTVMVIHAPQEEEVASLSAMAEKLKDPGFIVFAVCVVGSSLVLIFAVAPRFGQKNVLVYILICSVIGSLSVSCVKGLGIGIKELFSGTAVLKEPLFWSLVICLVICVSVQISYLNKALDIYNTSIVTPIYYVFFTTSVMACSAILFKEWLSMTTDGVVGTISGFLTIILGIFLLHAFKDITFSWDSLPLYLRKGPQGFPWGHQPYVALPSHDSQAEDELKLPREGSSKNRWGTQCARELFKEDQ, from the exons ATGGAAGTGAACCGTTTGGACTTCTACATTGGTCTCTCGCTCGCTGTGAGCTCCAGTGTTTTTATCGGCGCAAGTTTCATCCTGAAGAAGAAGGGCCTGCTGCGATTGGCTAGCAAGGGTTCAATGCGAGCAG GTCAAGGGGGGTATGCGTATCTGAAGGAATGGCTGTGGTGGGCAGGACTAATTTCAA TGGGAACTGGAGAGGCCGCAAACTTTGCTGCGTATGCATTTGCGCCAGCCACACTTGTGACACCTCTGGGGGCATTGAGTGTACTTGTAAG CGCTGTGCTGTCCTCTTACTTTCTGAATGAGAGGCTGAATGTGCATGGGAAGATTGgttgtttgctgtgtgttttgggCTCCACAGTGATGGTGATCCATGCCCCGCAGGAAGAAGAGGTTGCTTCCCTCAGTGCCATGGCTGAAAAGCTCAAAGACCCAG GTTTcattgtgtttgctgtgtgcgTTGTTGGAAGCAGCCTGGTTCTTATCTTTGCCGTGGCTCCGCGTTTTGGACAGAAGAATGTGCTGGTCTACATCCTGatctgctctgtgattggctccctctctgtgtcttgTGTCAAGGGCCTGGGCATTGGCATTAAGGAGCTGTTTTCTGGAACAGCCGTGCTGAAGGAACCCCTGTTCTGGTCCTTAGTCATCTGCCTGGTAATCTGTGTCAGTGTTCAAATCAGTTACCTGAACAAAGCCCTCGACATCTATAATACCTCCATCGTCACGCCCATCTACTACGTCTTCTTCACCACATCCGTCATGGCCTGTTCAGCTATCCTCTTCAAGGAATGGTTGAGCATGACCACTGATGGAGTGGTGGGAACTATCAGCGGGTTCCTCACCATCATTTTGGGGATCTTCCTCCTCCATGCCTTCAAGGACATTACATTTAGCTGGGATTCTCTCCCACTCTACCTTAGGAAGGGTCCTCAGGGCTTTCCGTGGGGCCACCAGCCTTATGTGGCTCTTCCCAGCCATGACAGCCAAGCAGAGGATGAGTTAAAGCTGCCCAGAGAAGGAAGTTCAAAGAACAGGTGGGGTACACAGTGCGCTAGAGAGCTCTTTAAGGAGGACCAGTAG